AGCCAAATGGTAACAGATATCTCGACAGTTATCGGCCGATATGAACTCTGAACGGACATTCGGACGCTACAAAGTGAATCAAGCTCTGGAAGAATAAATGCGTCAGCACGCTTATGGTGAATTTCGATGCTATCTGACTGAGCCAAGATATCAGTTTCCCTATGTTGAGCTGCATCTCAATGAAAGGCTTTCTTTGTTTTGCAGCTCAAACTATAGATGTGCCTTGCTGTTCATTTAACAATTCCTCGAACTCGGAAATTCgcccttttttttccacccccctCCATCCAGGTGTTTTGTTACTTCTAGCAGAGTGGATGTTTTCactggaaacttttttttttcctgcatagGGAAAAGCACTGTTGGTTGTTCTCAATTTGCTGGCGTATGTAACATTGGCTGAAGGAAGAAATATTATTATTCATCCTTTGGCAGAAAGAGCTAAATACTAAATACATGtccgttgttttttttcttgttttttttcccccaccccaGCTGTGGATCCTCCCCGCCTTTGGCTGTCGGCCGCAGTACGAAAATGGGTTGGAACAGGAGGCCTTCGGTTTCAGTACATGGACTACAACTCTCAATTTTGCGGTTCCTTTAAACCTATTCTATCGCATGCACTCGGTCGCTTCTCTATTTGAGGTCTTCCGGCGCGTCTGACGGAAAAGCCCAAGTTGGACATGATAATGCTTACCGGCGTTCCCTACTGAGTGTTTCTCAGCATGTTTCATGATTCACCAGTCTTGAAAGGAAATCGTGGCAAAGAAAATATTTCCGAAGAATAACAATTCCCAAATTAATTCACAAAAGGGCTCATGTGTTTGGTTGTCACACTGCAGTAGGCTTTTGATTAAATCCTATGCTATGTGACACGTACGTACACCTGATTGTATTCTCACAGCGTCAACGTACCAGAAAAAAGGGTTAAATAGCACTATTTTATACATGAATGATTGTACAAATGTGCACGCATTGACCCGTAGTGATATGCATTTCAAATATGTATATTATTTATGGATGATGTTCTCATTTATTATGGTAGAGGTTTTGTGGAGCAAAGTTCAAATCTCAGCTCAGAACCAACTGCAGGGTCTTCTAAAAATGTTGACATCATTTGAAATAGGAATCCAGTATCCGAGAAAGCACAGAAGCTGAGAGGTTATAGTTTATTCTGTCTTCAAAGTAGTCAAAATTTACAATTCTAATTCTGTTCACCACgtgatgtgtatatatatatattgccaaGAAAGGACAACGGGCCGTTAATTCACACACTCGGTGTCTTACTTCTGGATATTTCGCCGGAAATTTGTGGGCTAACACACTTTTGCGATGTATATAGTAGATGAATTGATGTCCGGTGAAAGTTCTCACTCAGGTGCTACCTACCATCATCTCAGTAAGTGCCAACATGtatgtatattttgtttttcagtgaataTATTGCTTGTGTTCCAAATCATCATCATTTCAACATTGAGACGGGATCTTTGTGGAAGTCACATGAACTGGTGCTCAAGTGAAATTGTTTTTACGGTAGTGACGAAATAAATATTAGGTTTTGGTCATACAAAGTTGTCGACTGAGTCTTGGGTCTCTGACGTTTCAATTCTTAGTAAACAAAACCACCACACGATGGCGCTACTTATTTAGGCTTGTTGTAGTTGGCGTTCAATTCGTCCAACTAAATAAAGCGTGCATGCAAATAAAATTGGGCACTAAAATTCATAATACAATTgggcaatggagaaaaaaaaatcataacacCAAGACAAGTATTGTACAAAATAATCAATGCAATGTTTTTTCACTGCTAGATGATTTGTTGTGTACGTTTTTTTTCCtagagagcatttttttcgatgtcagTTTTTCGATATTGGAATACAAACGCttatacagtaaaaaaaatatcaattgcCAGGTAATGTAACTCAGAAAAAATAGGCTTGAACTTTTTCAGACGATAAGTAGGCTACTTTAATGTGACTCGACGTTCGGTTCACAACCTCTAGCATTCCCATTTTCACTTTTCACAAACTGTTTTCCTGAATGTTTGCTGCACTGCCTCTTGACCAGACATCCGAGATTAGATTACTCCAGAGAATTTGACATTGGGTGTCCAGGGGATTATTTTGACGTAGTGTCAGACCGATATGACAAGCGCACAGAGGGGGGCTAAAAATAGCAGTGACGTGGCCAAGCTGGTGACTTGTTGGCTGCTATGGCGTAAACGTGCGGACGACGCAGCGCGTCATTGTGTGTGGAGTGTGGATGTGACTCACCTGCGGGTATGGCGCCAGCACGCACACATAAAAATGCCTGTTGACCTCCCGTCCAGACGCTGAGCACATTGCGGCAGAGAAGTACTGTAAGCATAATGTCaatttcagcaccatggacagctcTAGACAAGTCTCACCGTGTTTCCTGCATGTGTATGGCAGTCTCTTCCAACCTCTTAGGGGCTGaggcacaaagaaaccaaataaataaataaatccaaataaatatgttttattttatacaaaTTAAATGACTAAATTGGATGCTTACTTGTGGCACACCTGATGATCTCACATGGCACGTTGGAAGGTgtgctctttttctgaattgtttcaTCATTGTCAAGTGTATCTGCTCTATTCCGttgtttacttttattattaactATCCTGCACTCGATTCTATCAATCCTGTCACTGCATGGATGTATGCACGGTGATACATGCCGGAGGGGTTAGACACTCACCTCAAGTGGAAATAAGCttcaagtgtttgtttgttttgtttgtgcgtgtgtgtgggtgaggaggaggggggtggggggtgtccTTGTGGGAAAGAGTAAACCCTGAAAATGTTGCAGCGTTCCTCACATCTCCTTTCCAGCGCAGTGCCTAACACTTCATACAAAGGAGAGGTGGTGCACTTGACAGTTCTAAGTGATGAAACGATTGCGGGAATTCTTTCTTTGCAGTTGTTGGATTGTTATATTGTCCTTCATCCGCgcacttttgtttttctgtgttcgATTATGTTCTGAAACACAAATTGCCATTTCAGTTGTGGTGTACATCCATTAgggtaacatttgtaacatcttGAGGCACCATGCAGAGGCACACTGCTCAAGAAACACTTTATACCAAGCTCTGGGTTTCAGGAAAATACCACCCCTAAAAGTCATTGTAGAATGTCTAACACCCCCGGAATTAaattaaaacacaaaatatgTGAATGCCAGGAGGAAATGTTGAATAATGCACACACCTGCTACTATAATATTGGTATTGTATTCTAACTGCAGTTACTGGATTGTAAATCCTGATGGAGCAGAATAAATGTCCACAATAAATGTTAAACCCTTAAAACAGCTAGATTGAAAATTGAACcaacccaggaagttgggtcaaattagttgggtcaatttgaccacAGCTGTCTTCAACATATTAAGCATATACATAATCATACGTGACACAGTGGGAGTGCAGTGCACTCAAATGAAAGTGTTCCAAGCGCAGCGTCAAACTGGACACCATGGACAGTTCTTTCGtgttgttttcctttctttATTGAGCCAAAGCACACATTTTCTGAGAAAACCCTAGAAATGTTGCAGGTTTCCCCACACCCCTTTTCTAACGCAGTGCGTACTACACCCAAAAGGGGCGTGACGCACCTGACAGTGGTTAGTGGATGCACTGTGGGAATTTCTCCTCACGCAGTATGAGTGACTGGGTGGCTGGGTAAAGGCATTGTGTCCGGCAATGCTGCAAAATGAACTCGCCGATGCGTGCTGAGTTCCAGACATTGAGCTGTGCGCCAGGCGCTCACTTTCAACGCGCTTTTCCGTCACTGCTGACGCGTCGCGCGCAGCACACTGTGGCTACGTTGCGATGTGAATGAGCGTGgccgtcctttttttttgttttttttgttgttgttttttttgacgTGAGGCTGCGCACATGGAAATCCCAGCCAAGTATCTGTCGTCGGTGCAAGGGACTGACCTCGCACCGGTGCGGCACAGGGAGACCATGTGGAACGGCACAGAGTCCGAGGCGACCAGCGACGGCGAGAGGGACGGCGTGGTTTTGCGCACCGTGACAGGGTGTTTGCTTTTCCTCCTCATCTTGTGGACCCTGCTGGGGAACATATTGGTGTGCTCCGCGGTTTTGCGCTCACGCCACCTGCGGACAAAAGTGACCAACATCTTTATTGTGTCCCTGGCTCTGTCGGATTTGTTCGTGGCTGTGCTGGTGATGCCCTGGAAGGCTGTGGCGGAGGTGGCAGGATACTGGCCGTTTGGCACTTTCTGCAATATCTGGGTGGCTTTTGACATCATGTGCTCCACCGCCTCCATCCTTAACCTTTGCATCATCAGCGTGGACAGATACTGGGCCATCTCGAGTCCATTTCGCTACGAGAGGAAAATGACTCAGAGTGTTGCGTTCGTCATGATTAGCATCACTTGGACGTTGTCGCTGCTCATTTCATTCATACCGGTCCAGCTCAACTGGCACAAAGCCAGCGGGGGCGTGGCCAGGactagcaacgcctctgtaggTCACCTGCAGACGGAGGAGAGCTGTGACTCCAGCCTGAGCCGAGAATACGCCATCTCCTCGTCTTTGATTAGTTTCTACATCCCTGTGGCAATTATGATTGTGACTTACACGCGAATATACCGGATTGCCCAAATCCAAATTAGGAGAATAGCTTCTCTGGAGAGAGCTGCGGAACACGCGCAAAGTTGTCGGACGAACAGATTCGAGTGCCAACACCACAACACTTTAAAAACCTCCATTAAGCGAGAAACCAAAGTGTTGAAAACTCTTTCGGTGATTATGGGTGTCTTTGTGTGCTGCTGGTTGCCCTTCTTCGTCCTCAACTGCATGGTTCCCTTCTGCGACAAGGTGCCCTCAGACCAAGACGCGGGCCTGCCATGTGTCAGCGAGACCACCTTTGACGTATTCGTGTGGTTCGGCTGGACCAACTCATCTTTGAACCCCATCATTTACGCATTCAACGCCGAGTTCAGGAAAGCTTTCGCCAACTTGTTGGGCTGTCGCTACTtctgctccagcacgcccgtagAAATTGTGAACATCAGCAACGAGCTGGTCTCCTACAACCAAGACACTACATTCCACAAGGAGATTGCCAACGCCTACGTCAACATAATCCCCAATGTAGTGGAATGTGAGGACACTTTTGACAGGATCTCACAGCTCACTGTCAACAATGACAACGCCACCGACTCCGTGTGTGACTTGGAGGACTGCGAGGCTGTTATCAGCCTCGACAGGATGTCGCCATTCACACCCAATGGATTACATTAACCCCCTGCCTCCTCACCATGCGTTATTGGATGTACTGGTGGTCACTTTATTGTTCCATTCTCATCCTGGCAGGTCAAAAATTCCATTTCTGTGTGGACCATAAGGTGTTTTCTAAAGCTGTCAAGGTCACACTCCATTCCATTGTAACCCTAAAGTCACCTTTTTTTTCCGAGTGTGCTTGATTCTATGACTTGCTCATGGACACTTGGGGCAGGACGTTTGTGTCTGCGCCCACCCAGCCAGACTGCTGCCGCTTTGCCTCATCTGTGATGTAACGTTGTtgtactggggaaaaaaaaaaaaaaatggtctccATTTCCATGATCAGTGAAGTCTGTGTTGATTTGTTCAGAGAGTCAGTGTCGTTTGAACCAATGTTTTCTGCAAGGTTTGTCTAATGTATGACCAATGTAGAAAGTGGAAATATTTGCAAAGAGCACTAATCATTTATATATCTCTAAAAAATAGAATATGAAAAAAGGAGGAAATTCATAAATCTGATATTTTTAGCAGACTTTTTAACTCGGTATTCCTAAGAAGATTTCCTATTTTTACATGTCCAGTCCTATTTCATAACCTTTGCTGCTTAATACCATTAGATAGCTAGAACCTGTCTTTACACTGAGGGCTCTTTTTGTTGATGGTGCAGCTGCGCtcagtcagaaaaaaaatagtgcatcTTGAGTTTTGGACTTCAATGTTTTCCAGTATATAGGACTTATTAATAACATGATCAACTTGACTATTATTTGGCGTTTTTAAAATCGGCTGTGTTCATACCCAGAACATTGCATAAATACTTATTATATATTACATATATTACATATAttacatatattatatatattatatttatttatttatttatttatttatttatttatttatttatttatttatttatttatttatttatttatttatttacttacttacttacttacttacttacttacttacttacttacttacttacttacttacttacttacttacttatctATCTATTTGGCCAAAAATACCAAAACCCAGTCTAGCCTGCCACTGTGCACATTTGGACGACGCCTCGCACTGAGCATGAAAATCGAGCCTTGAGTGTGAAAACTGAAGACAGCCTTACAGAAGAACCCGAACAACTGAACCCAATGCAGTCATCATCTTAGCGCCTTATCAAAGAATGAAATGTGTTGCATGGACTTCCATGGTGCCAAAATGCAGTATTAAAGTGTTTACCTGTACCCACCCCATGTGACTCCTGTAGGTCACCCTGGGGACTTAATTGCAGTTTGATTGCAAACTTTGATGGAGAAATGTATTATTCAGTTGCACAGAACCGACAACGTCTCAATTTATAATCGTGTCACCGATTCAAATGAAGCAGCAGAATCAAGGGTAGCTGTCATGTGAGCTTTTGAACATAACAATCATATGCTGGGTTGAACAGACCATCCAATATAACCAATGATTCCAAATCACTAATATGTACAGTACACAGTAAGTCAGAGCAAATGGATGACATAAACAAGGCGCCTGGGCCAGTGCAACAGGATGTCATAGAAACACTTCTCCATCATTGTATTGTATCGCTGACTTGAATGTATATTAAAGTGAACTGTGTCATTATTTGCGGAATAAAACGCTAACACACTGAAAGTGTGTATATGTGTCATATTATGCTCCTTCCAGTGCCGTTGTTCTTATCCATTCACAATTCAGCCATCTTATGTTGCCAGGTTGAATGAAATCTACCTGGGTCTTGAGAATCAACAATGCAGGTACCTGTGCACTCACTGGAGGTGAACGGGCAAATTGATAAGTGCGAGAGCCAATCAGATCACGAGTTGCGTCAGTATGGCACTCACCTTGAATGTGACATTTACGCGTCCTGTGATTGGATATGGATAATTAATCGTTTGGGCCATTGCAGTGCTATGCAAACCAACAGAGCCAGACGTGGAACTGTTAATAgttaaaaacttttttaaacGGTTTGTCCGCTATTTCCAGGCAAGCATCTACGAGCGGCTTGCGGCTTCTGGATGGACGCTGCAAACTGTTCTGCTGCGAATGCCTTTTGTTCGCAAAGGATCGATTTGTTGAGCTACACTGAATTTgcacatttaaatattttaactAAGGATGCAAAGAGACACCAATGCACGTCTGGACACTTGCAAGCTACGGTGCTTTTATAAACTTTCGGGGACACCAGAGTGCACTCAGATCAACAAACAGGTAAGAGCTCATTTTGTACACATGTGAGAGTCTCAACGGGCTCATAGATATTTCAGTgatgtttcatttatttattatctttctgtgtgttcacaaTCGTCAtcatggtgattttttttctggtcatTTCTGAACTAGGTTGGATGTATTTTATTCTTAGCGTTGATTTCTCCTACTGCTCTTAAAGGCACCACAGCGATGAGCATATTGTGTTCGGGAAGAGGAAAAGTTAATGTTGAGGAGACGGCTCTGTGTGTGAGGGAAGTtggaaaagaataaaaacacccttaagTGTGTTTCTAACTACTCTCCAGTCCTGGTGTTATAAATGGTGGCATAATGATAGGGACATCACTGAAGGCTGAAATGCACCTCACGCATATCAATCATATGCATTCTGtgcaaatgtttattatttcatttgacGCCATATCTGGGCTCCTCTCTAATGTGGACAAACTGGCTATATTTGCCAAGACATTATTTGCTGCAGCATGTGCCACATTAGAATAATGAAAACAGTTGACGTTGGCGCTTGAAATGTAATCACAATGTGATTAAATAGTAACTGTAGAATGGACGTGTAAATGGACGTGA
This genomic interval from Syngnathus typhle isolate RoL2023-S1 ecotype Sweden linkage group LG11, RoL_Styp_1.0, whole genome shotgun sequence contains the following:
- the drd5a gene encoding D(1B) dopamine receptor, producing the protein MEIPAKYLSSVQGTDLAPVRHRETMWNGTESEATSDGERDGVVLRTVTGCLLFLLILWTLLGNILVCSAVLRSRHLRTKVTNIFIVSLALSDLFVAVLVMPWKAVAEVAGYWPFGTFCNIWVAFDIMCSTASILNLCIISVDRYWAISSPFRYERKMTQSVAFVMISITWTLSLLISFIPVQLNWHKASGGVARTSNASVGHLQTEESCDSSLSREYAISSSLISFYIPVAIMIVTYTRIYRIAQIQIRRIASLERAAEHAQSCRTNRFECQHHNTLKTSIKRETKVLKTLSVIMGVFVCCWLPFFVLNCMVPFCDKVPSDQDAGLPCVSETTFDVFVWFGWTNSSLNPIIYAFNAEFRKAFANLLGCRYFCSSTPVEIVNISNELVSYNQDTTFHKEIANAYVNIIPNVVECEDTFDRISQLTVNNDNATDSVCDLEDCEAVISLDRMSPFTPNGLH